From a region of the Methanolobus tindarius DSM 2278 genome:
- a CDS encoding DUF373 family protein, producing MQTLVICIDRDNDLGDKANVLAPLIGREANIEAAVKLATADPEDSDTNTIFGGVKILDELLAKGVDAEIITLAGDRNIGIISDQKIANQLDMLLKKFPAESAIFVSDGAEDETLIPIVQSRMKIDSVRRIVVMQSANLESTYYIIKHAFNDPKISQTFFVPVGLAALIYAFFLLIDYSQGAIIGILAAVGLYMLYRGFSDTVDFYWEKLKDSFYSGRLTFFTYATAALLVLIASLVGLMNVWSLYTSQGIWYYGIIPLITSFINSTIWIYVLAILFADAGKIIDSKQHSEPTARYMSPAFFVTSLGFLLWGATRYLISINPVMGGTETGLQDGLQIFVYSIVFAIVLALAGIRVSSKPREQGKKSKR from the coding sequence ATGCAAACACTGGTAATATGTATTGACAGGGACAATGACCTTGGAGACAAAGCAAATGTACTTGCTCCTCTTATAGGCAGGGAAGCAAACATAGAGGCAGCAGTAAAACTTGCAACGGCAGACCCTGAAGATTCTGATACCAATACTATTTTCGGTGGGGTCAAGATACTTGACGAACTGCTGGCAAAAGGAGTAGATGCAGAGATAATCACCCTTGCAGGCGACAGGAATATCGGTATCATATCTGACCAGAAAATTGCAAATCAGCTTGATATGTTATTAAAAAAGTTCCCTGCAGAATCTGCTATATTTGTTTCTGACGGTGCTGAAGATGAAACACTTATCCCAATTGTCCAGTCCAGAATGAAGATAGATTCTGTCAGGCGTATAGTAGTAATGCAGAGTGCCAATCTTGAAAGCACATATTACATAATCAAGCATGCATTCAATGATCCGAAAATATCCCAGACATTCTTTGTGCCGGTGGGTCTTGCGGCTCTTATTTATGCATTCTTCCTTTTAATTGACTATTCCCAGGGCGCCATAATAGGTATTCTGGCAGCTGTGGGTCTTTACATGCTTTACAGAGGTTTCAGTGATACAGTAGACTTTTACTGGGAAAAACTGAAAGATTCCTTCTATTCAGGCAGGCTTACATTTTTCACCTATGCAACAGCAGCTCTGTTGGTGCTCATTGCCTCATTGGTAGGCCTGATGAATGTGTGGTCCTTATACACTTCACAGGGAATATGGTATTACGGAATTATTCCGCTTATAACGTCTTTCATTAACAGTACTATCTGGATATACGTATTGGCAATTCTGTTTGCAGATGCAGGTAAGATAATTGATTCCAAGCAACACTCAGAGCCAACTGCCAGGTATATGAGTCCTGCATTCTTTGTCACTTCATTAGGATTTCTCCTCTGGGGGGCTACACGTTATCTTATATCCATAAATCCTGTAATGGGAGGAACTGAAACAGGTCTGCAGGACGGTTTGCAGATATTTGTATATTCCATTGTGTTTGCCATAGTTCTTGCACTGGCAGGAATCAGGGTTTCCAGCAAACCCCGGGAACAGGGGAAAAAATCAAAAAGGTAG
- a CDS encoding 6-hydroxymethylpterin diphosphokinase MptE-like protein: protein MDFNEWEPIYESILKDMGFSREGDEQAALILSAMLDTSNSADISELKALIEGKDILVCGNAPVLEQELELINPDDFVIIAADGATAVLVDRGIIPDIIVTDLDGDVEKEIVANKAGSIMVVHSHGDNIDKLHSHVPQLDKIIGSTQAVPLDYVFNFGGFSDGDRCAYLAKEFGAVSITLVGFDFDDETVNPVKKKKLKWARLLIERLNS, encoded by the coding sequence ATGGACTTCAATGAATGGGAACCCATTTACGAGTCCATACTAAAGGACATGGGCTTTAGCAGGGAAGGTGATGAGCAGGCAGCTCTCATCCTCTCTGCTATGCTCGATACTTCTAATTCTGCAGACATTTCCGAATTAAAAGCACTTATTGAGGGAAAAGATATTCTGGTCTGCGGGAATGCTCCTGTCCTTGAACAGGAACTTGAACTTATCAATCCCGATGATTTTGTGATAATAGCAGCCGATGGAGCTACTGCCGTACTTGTTGATAGAGGGATAATTCCTGATATAATTGTAACCGATCTTGATGGCGATGTCGAAAAAGAGATTGTTGCAAATAAAGCAGGCTCAATTATGGTAGTACACAGTCATGGGGATAATATTGACAAACTCCATAGCCATGTTCCGCAACTGGACAAAATTATAGGCAGCACCCAGGCTGTTCCACTGGATTATGTTTTCAATTTCGGTGGCTTCAGTGACGGAGACAGGTGTGCATATCTGGCAAAAGAGTTCGGTGCGGTTAGCATAACTCTTGTTGGTTTTGACTTTGATGATGAAACTGTCAATCCCGTTAAGAAGAAAAAACTAAAATGGGCTCGTCTGCTAATTGAAAGGCTAAATTCATAA